The Montipora capricornis isolate CH-2021 chromosome 6, ASM3666992v2, whole genome shotgun sequence genome has a window encoding:
- the LOC138051214 gene encoding alpha-(1,3)-fucosyltransferase 7-like: MLTGLNLTSCQIEIQGTPAVTRNLKTMVVKGIRPFAALTILLGIFLVIIQWWHFQTKHSRSYKHHVTNLSIAEQDWKAENEIEGGLKLVLFYTPLFGRTPWPGLETDHDFTHSLGIGCPEQACRITYNRNDLLKSDAVLFYGRDLPSVSHMVHIMKRKLAQQRWIYFMHESPVNAAFDVASYNGFFNWTMTYRKDSDFFLPYRHYTRLEPDEIQFQATQTTTFAKGKDKLAVWIASHCGELRDELVRALMKFIKVDIFGSCSKNFNQYQSCPRGSPECSQELLRYKFLFAFENSFCVDYITEKYWYVPLDHNIVPVVMGGASYKDEQLAIPGSFIDVANFQSVEALGKYLLYLDSNDTAYNEYFHWRKEFKPSLPESWTCKVCAALHNDTLPAKVYNLDEFWGVAKTCGKNEDKVRKLIA; encoded by the coding sequence ATGCTGACTGGCTTGAATTTGACGAGCTGTCAAATAGAGATTCAAGGGACGCCAGCTGTAACGAGGAATCTCAAAACTATGGTTGTCAAAGGCATACGCCCATTTGCTGCGTTGACGATTCTTCTTGGAATTTTTTTGGTAATCATTCAATGGTGGCATTTTCAAACTAAACATTCAAGAAGTTATAAACATCATGTAACGAACTTATCAATCGCTGAACAAGACTGGAAAGCGGAAAATGAAATTGAGGGTGGATTGAAATTAGTTCTATTTTACACGCCGTTGTTCGGTCGTACACCATGGCCGGGCCTCGAGACAGATCACGATTTCACGCACTCCTTGGGCATCGGTTGTCCTGAACAAGCGTGTCGGATAACTTACAACCGAAATGACCTTCTTAAGAGCGATGCAGTTTTGTTTTACGGCAGAGATTTGCCAAGTGTATCACACATGGTGCACATTATGAAGAGGAAACTAGCACAACAGCGATGGATATATTTCATGCATGAAAGTCCTGTAAATGCTGCCTTCGATGTCGCTTCTTACAACGGCTTCTTTAATTGGACCATGACCTATAGGAAGGATTCAGATTTTTTCCTACCGTATCGACATTACACACGATTGGAACCCGACGAGATCCAGTTTCAGGCGACGCAGACTACCACCTTTGCGAAGGGAAAAGACAAACTGGCTGTTTGGATCGCAAGTCACTGCGGCGAACTCAGAGACGAGTTGGTCAGAGCACTTATGAAATTCATCAAAGTGGATATTTTTGGATCATGCTCAAAAAATTTTAATCAATATCAATCGTGTCCAAGAGGATCTCCGGAATGCAGTCAGGAGCTATTGCGTTACAAATTCTTGTTTGCTTTTGAAAATTCGTTCTGCGTTGATTATATAACAGAAAAATACTGGTATGTACCTCTCGATCACAATATTGTCCCTGTTGTGATGGGTGGAGCTTCCTATAAAGACGAACAACTCGCTATTCCCGGCTCGTTTATCGACGTTGCGAATTTCCAGTCCGTCGAAGCTCTTGGGAAATATCTCCTTTACTTAGATTCAAATGACACTGCGTACAACGAGTATTTCCACTGGAGGAAAGAATTTAAACCATCCTTACCTGAATCGTGGACCTGCAAGGTTTGTGCAGCGTTGCACAACGATACCTTGCCAGCTAAAGTGTACAACTTGGACGAATTTTGGGGAGTGGCAAAAACTTGTGGAAAAAACGAGGATAAAGTACGCAAACTTATTGCCTAA